Below is a genomic region from Rhododendron vialii isolate Sample 1 chromosome 5a, ASM3025357v1.
GATTCTTTTTTTGACAGAAGACAAAATTAACCAATATAAAACCCAATCACATGTCTTGACACTAAAACTTTCCCTTCACACTTATTTTACGTGTAATAAATGGAGCCCCCTCAATCTAAGTCTTGGTTCTACGGTCCCTATCCCCTTCGCCTCCCCTAGACTAGAATTAGGAGAACCCCTTGTAATAGATCTTTTAAACATTATCATTCTCTCTGAAAAATTGAGTAATATTATCTCTTCAAACtcttggtaatttttttttaatgaatctCCCTTCGTGAAAATTCTATGTCCGCCACCGAACATATAGGGATTATAGTTCTACTACAATAATCTCAATAAAAAAACATCTCTTCCACATACTCTCATCTACTCTATCAAAACCCTCTTTTATTCAAGTTGAACATCAATTCCTTCCATTTGAAATCAGCAGACACGCAAGTTCTAAAGCAgggctaaaaatagattatcatGTCAACATATTTTGGCATACGATTGTACAACAAACCAACAAATAAGGCCAATGAATCATTTAACCAATAATAATTCTTAGTGGTGATGACAACATCACAtccatcaacaatggggaacaCAACCAAATGGTACCATGTCCAAAATAATATCTCATCAAAATTGtatccaatatcgaacttagagttATCAGGGTTGGCAGTCTGTGGTACTTTTCTCTAAGACGATCCAGCGAAAGAATGCCGTTGAGCATTAaggtcaccggcctaacacggTCCTTTCCGCAATAGCCAGGGTCGGATGTAAAGATGAAAAGAAAAGCTTCCAAGTAAGAGAAAATAGGGAATAAGGATAAGATtttataacattatatattttCTTGGGTTTACGCAACTACTTCTTATGTGCATAATATTTACTTatatgataaataaaaaaaaattgcaatgaCAACAATTCAGAATTGACATGTATATTAGGACTAATGACCAACTAATAATATACAGACACGCTCCTATATACTCTACTGACCTTATACTCTTTCATATTCTCTCGCTTTTCCGCTTCCGCTTCCGCTTCGTCCGCCTAAGCTTACGACACTTCTAGAGATACTAATGGGTTCCAACCTCAAATTGTGGACCAAATCCAATTGTTTAAAAATGTAGTTGTGTGATTTGTTTCTTTGAGGTCCCATATATTTTCTACAAAGACTGAGAGACTGTGGAACTCTTCTTGGGTCCTCATGTTATCTTTCCAGTTATAATTAATGCTAGGAATAATGACTTTGACTCCTAGTCTTCTTCCATTATTGCTTTGTTGAAACCGTGTCAAACAAATTGATGGAAACCGACTGCACCGCTAAttaattttgttaattattCACTGCACTACAACTTTTTTATATTCTTGTGTGGGTTGAACGAGAAAAACTTTATTACGCAGTTTTCCGTGAATAAACGTTTACGGAGCAAAATTGCCTGCGTCGAAAATgtattggacggtccagattttaaaaaatctatTCGCgcgaagagtttaactcttccagcaaatagttttttttttttttaaatccagacCTTTCAATACCAAAATGGACGGCTGAGATCGTGCAGCTCCGcaaataacttattcacggcttctCGATGGATAAGCCAACCTCGGGTTGAATATACAAATTAACTGTAAACTCTTTTGTGTTCTCACATGCCATTTCATCTGTTAATTAAAAAGTACTACTGCCttcgtcccaaaatatttgtccggtccgtaaaacaaggacgtaaaaataattcaagttttgcaagaaaaatttaaatttttttcaacaatttactagatcttgacgaattcttttaatttatgaaaaaattttgaatttttttttaaaagaaattcattatttttagtcctcgttttgcggaccggacaaacattttggaattGTAAGAGTACCTGTTGCTTAGCTGTGGGATGAGGCTCAATTATAATGTTATGTTATTACTCCATAAAAGAAGCATAGGTAAATTTGCAGGATTCCTGTCCTGTTATAAAAGTTTGTGAACACAAATGATTTTCCGCTGTTTTGTGgttgttttaatttgaaagCATCAACCTCTTTTGAAACTACTGGGATGGTGCTATATTAGATGTTTGTAGTAGCCAGTGATTGGAGAAGTATATGCtcaattcttttttgttaattggAAATTCTTGTTAGCTGTTGGAAGTcagtgatgtttttttttttgttcggcaAATGAAACATTTTATAGaactcgaaaggggtacatcgagaaaaaAGCATCTTAGCTCAAGAAGCTAGGaagcacaaaaaataaaaacgtaTCCAACTGAAAATTGGATAACACCTCAAGactaagttacaatctcacttttctaATACTATCTAAGAaaaccttaaaatcctccacggTGTAGACTAAGTcagtgatgttttttttttctttccatcaGAGCAACTACTGGCCGGGATGGTGCTATATTAGATGATTGTAATAGCCATTTCTCCATCTTTGACAAGTGAATTGAGTGATTCCTTATATCCATTAGTCATCATTAGTATTTGAAATAGTTACTATATGGTAATACAAGTGATTGGAATTCCCTCATGTTAAGAGTAATAAGAGATAAATCGCAAGTCGAATGGACAATTTCCATTTAGACCCCTGGAAGAAAACAAGTAAACCTTAATCTCTAAGTTATCGTGTTGGTGCTAACATATAATTATGTAACCGGATCTCATTTCGAGGTTCCTTCATCTCCCATGAGTCAACGAGTTCGAAGGCTTGGAGAGCGTCAGTTTTCTTGGAAAACGGACATCGATCAAATTCGAACCTCAACCATTCCTGTGGGAGCCTAATGCCAGCACATACCTCTATACTGGACTCTGTTTCGACGTTCTCTGTCTTCTCCCACAAGTATACATACTTGAGGGCTGGGTGTGTGAAATTTTACGTGGGAAATGGATTCGAAAGGATGATTTTGACTCCAAATGAAAATAATTATACCTTAAATCACGTATCATCATACCTATATAACGGAGGCTAGTGAGTCATTTCTTGGGAAAATCAGATGTTGAATTTATGATTTTGATACAAAACTTAAACCCTAAACTATTGTGTAATGACAATATTATTTTCTCATATTTACTTatatgacccaaaaaaaaagtgcaatgacaataattaattaagaatTGACATGTATATTAGGACCAACTAATAATTAATATACATACACGCTCCTATATACTCTACCGATCTTGTATTATTTTATATTCTCTCGCTTTCCTGCTTTGTTTCCAACCTCAAATTGTGGACCGCATCCAATAGTTTAAGATTTGTTTCTCTGAGGTCCCATATCTTTTCTACAACAATTTTGCTATCAGTAGAGACCCAAATCCCGACCTCCATCCCGATCTGACGTGGAAGGTAAGGGTCCCACTGCTTCCGTTCAAACGCGCGAGAAACAAATCCTtcccatttcaaaaaaatttgggaaagtgAATATctgtttctctcttcttctcgcCCTCCAAAAAACGAGCCACGAGCCAGCCCCCAAGCTTCTCACATACACCGGCCAACCACCGATTGACCACCACCGGAGCTCCCAGATAACGCCGGGCCACCACCACCGGAGCCCCCATCGATCGACTAGGCCGCCACCACTGACGCCGCACCACGACTCGCACCAAGATTCTCCCGACTTCCACCGACGCACCACACCAGGCCACCAcgatctcctctcttctctctcctccatctcacCAACTCTCCTCTCGTCGCACCACCACCAATGGGCAACCCCAAACccgccactaccaccaccgACACACCACCtccatctcttctctctcactggtatctctctcacttccctGCCCACTAATCTACATTTGATTCTTTCTGTTGGCTATTCCCTAGTCGATCCTTCAATTTTAGAGGAAGAATCAAGAAAATGGGTGCAAAAGGGCTGACCAAAATATAGCAGCAACAGCCGCAAGAAATAAGCAACacaggggaggagagagagtacgCTCTGGAACAGAAAAATGGGCAGCAAAATTGTTAGCTGCAACTACTTGTTTTTTTCATTCCACTTCCCTTTAAATACTTAGGGTAATACATAACATGGACTTGGGCTTCATCCTAACATTAAGCCCCATAACAAGACAAAAGGTACTAGCCCAACTCACAATAATACTTGGCCCAAATATTGTATTTAGACTGATAGCAAAATATTCGAACATATATTTACGTATGTCGTTTTCTCAATGACCAATTTATTATTCTGTAATTGTATGATTGTTTAATGTTTCAGTGCATTGTACATGTGGACtagttcaattcttttttaaacATAGTTATGTGTGTATATTCTTAAGTCTGGTATTTCTTATTTGTAGAATCATGGAAATACAAGATCAGAATTTGGAGGAAACTCAAAATTTGGAGGTGGTATTGGAACCTAAGGTTGGAACAATATTTGAATCTGAATACGAAGCCCAGGAATGTTATGCTACTTATGCGAAAGCAAAAGGTTTCGGTGCAATCACAAAAACCTCTAAGAAGCGTAACATGGTAAAGTCGAATATAACTTATGGTTGTCATCGGGCTGGAAATGCCAGGCCAACGGGTTTGAACCCCATTAAATCCCATCCAACACCCAAAACAGGTTGTAAAGCCCATATGAATATCTCTTTGCAAGTTGACGGGAAGTGGATGTTGAATTCGATTGAACTGAACCACAACCATGAAATGGATCCAGAAAAAGTGAAATATCTTCGGTGCTATCGGAATAGCCCACCCCATTCGAAGAGGATAATTGAATTACACGCGGCAGCCGGAATCACAATGAATAAAACCATTGCCTCATGTGTAATCGAGGCAGGGGGGCCTGATAATCTACCATGGATAGATAAGGATGCAAGGAATTTCAAGGATAAAGAAAGGCGTTTACGGCTCAAAGAAGGGGATGCCGAAGCAATGCATAAGTACTTTGTCAAAATGCATGAAGATAACAGTGACTTCTTCTATGCCATCGATCTTGATGAAAATGACCGATTACAGAATGTCTTTTGGGCTGATGCGTATAGTAGAGAGTTGTGTAAAGAATTTGGCGATGTGGTCACCTTTGACACGACTTACCTTGTTAACAAATACAATATGCCTTTCGCACCATTTGTAGGGGTCAACCATCATGGACAATCGATtttgtttggatgtggtttggtatcacgGGAGGACACCACTTCATTTGTATGGTTGTTTGAGACTTGGCTTTCTTGCATGCATGGTTCCTTCCCTAATGCCATCATCACAGACCAATGTAGGGCAATGCAAAACGCGATAAGTGAAGTATTTCCAAATGCACGACATCGTTGGTGTTTGTGGCATATCATGAAAAAAATTCGTGACAAGTTGAAGAATTGCAATGAGTATAAGGCGATAAAAACATCTCTCAAGAGTGCTGTTTATGATTCCTTGTATCCAGTGGACTTTGAAAAAAGTTGGGCAGATCTCATCAAACAATTTAATTTACAGGGCAATGATTGGCTAGCTGGATTGTATGAGGAAAGGCATCGATGGGTACCGGCATTTGTTAAGGATACCTTTTGGGCGGGGATGTCAACAACCCAACGAAGCGAGAGCATTAATGCCTTCTTTGATGGCTACGTCCATTCCAATACCACCTTGAAGGAGTTTGTGGGACAATATGAGAATGCCTTGGGGAAGAAGGtgcagaaagaagaagaggcagaTGCCCATTCCTTAAACTTTCAAATTCAGAAAGTGTCCCCTTATGGTTTTGAAGACCAATTTCAACAAGCATA
It encodes:
- the LOC131327809 gene encoding protein FAR1-RELATED SEQUENCE 5-like: MEIQDQNLEETQNLEVVLEPKVGTIFESEYEAQECYATYAKAKGFGAITKTSKKRNMVKSNITYGCHRAGNARPTGLNPIKSHPTPKTGCKAHMNISLQVDGKWMLNSIELNHNHEMDPEKVKYLRCYRNSPPHSKRIIELHAAAGITMNKTIASCVIEAGGPDNLPWIDKDARNFKDKERRLRLKEGDAEAMHKYFVKMHEDNSDFFYAIDLDENDRLQNVFWADAYSRELCKEFGDVVTFDTTYLVNKYNMPFAPFVGVNHHGQSILFGCGLVSREDTTSFVWLFETWLSCMHGSFPNAIITDQCRAMQNAISEVFPNARHRWCLWHIMKKIRDKLKNCNEYKAIKTSLKSAVYDSLYPVDFEKSWADLIKQFNLQGNDWLAGLYEERHRWVPAFVKDTFWAGMSTTQRSESINAFFDGYVHSNTTLKEFVGQYENALGKKVQKEEEADAHSLNFQIQKVSPYGFEDQFQQAYTIGKCKQFREQVGQTIGCNLTIGPVVNGISQFHIEQDILVGKKKKIFKTCTFLVHFNEESAETNCNCRLFESKGMVCSHMISVWSKKKLEVVPDKYILRRWMKNLVRSYKKIKVSYVNWERKPEFTRYDSLLKLFNEAADIAMYSIAKTDRMAARLREIKVENNLYDEECQSNMPTVGDVQNGLKSFQDESNTVGDPSVGPRRGRPPMKRKQSMTEQIVRKNTKSNKRVQCSRANAKSTLVYLSLCIPFDVSHNYAHWFV